AGTAGGAGCTATAGCAGACCTTATAGGGTCTATAGGTCTACTAAGATTCCCTAACTTCTTCGTGAGGTTACATGCCGCTACTGTAGGGACTATATGGGGTGCTTTCGTCCCACTAATAGGAGCTGCTTTATTTGCGGCCGGTTACGTCGAGTTAGGAACGTACAGGTGGTTCGTTGCGGGAGGAGCTGTAGTGACTGCTCTACTGATACTACTCTTAGGTCCTGTAGGCTCTCACGCGTTAGCCAGAGCCTCCTACAGGTCTAAAGCAGCAATTCCTCATCCACTAATTCACGACGCTCTGAAAGAGAAGTTGGGAGAAGGTGAGAAGAAATGATAAATTTAAACACGCTAACTTACTTGTTTATGGCTATAGCAGGAGTCATATCACTTATCGCAACATACTTAGCCGTCTTGGAAAGCGACTTAATTAAAGCGGTAGTTTTCTCCGCGTTACAGAGCACCGTGTATGCTATACTATTCTACTTACTAATGGCTCCTGATATAGCGTTAGTTTACATACCAGTAGCTGTAGGCTT
The window above is part of the Zestosphaera sp. genome. Proteins encoded here:
- the mnhG gene encoding monovalent cation/H(+) antiporter subunit G, with amino-acid sequence MIEEVINEILMFMGTLMIVVGAIADLIGSIGLLRFPNFFVRLHAATVGTIWGAFVPLIGAALFAAGYVELGTYRWFVAGGAVVTALLILLLGPVGSHALARASYRSKAAIPHPLIHDALKEKLGEGEKK
- a CDS encoding hydrogenase subunit MbhD domain-containing protein, with product MINLNTLTYLFMAIAGVISLIATYLAVLESDLIKAVVFSALQSTVYAILFYLLMAPDIALVYIPVAVGLYPAVVLFLIKKTEKTESESGEVGGDGR